The Rhodococcus sp. X156 genome window below encodes:
- a CDS encoding DUF4352 domain-containing protein produces the protein MNDDQPVGSDPFAPIGGDTGNVHPAAYSAPAEQNLVPVNRWLLSGLVGVAAIATLAVVALVVALVGRDSTTQPVAYDPPPQAPLPTATTTSVAPTPTETTVLAPPGVEEVPASTAAPTATRISVPTRVPAPAATVSASPQPAASAAPAAPRPSPASTTKPPVSVPPAPASVGSTVPFTLTGSQPTSGTVTLNSIRRITTSETAYGGKPTSGSYLIANFTVAISSGTTYISPSYSRAQTPDGSTYSAQHSVVNQEMDRSDLSAGRMLRGDVAFDVPQGSSLLLDFGGVGSSPLATFRVTG, from the coding sequence ATGAACGACGACCAACCCGTCGGAAGCGACCCGTTCGCGCCCATCGGCGGGGACACCGGCAACGTCCACCCCGCTGCCTACTCGGCGCCTGCGGAGCAGAACCTGGTCCCGGTGAACCGCTGGCTGCTCTCCGGCCTGGTCGGCGTGGCGGCCATCGCGACTCTGGCCGTGGTGGCACTGGTGGTGGCCCTGGTCGGGCGTGACTCGACCACGCAACCGGTGGCCTACGACCCACCGCCGCAGGCGCCCCTGCCCACCGCCACCACGACGTCCGTGGCCCCGACACCGACGGAAACGACGGTGCTGGCACCCCCCGGCGTTGAAGAGGTTCCTGCGTCGACTGCTGCGCCGACAGCCACCCGGATCAGCGTGCCCACCCGAGTCCCGGCACCAGCGGCGACGGTCTCCGCGTCCCCGCAGCCTGCTGCTTCTGCTGCTCCTGCCGCGCCTCGACCGAGCCCAGCCTCGACCACCAAGCCCCCTGTCTCGGTCCCGCCAGCTCCAGCGAGCGTGGGCTCAACGGTGCCCTTCACGCTGACGGGCTCGCAGCCAACGTCCGGCACCGTCACCCTCAACAGCATCCGCCGCATTACTACGTCGGAAACGGCCTACGGCGGCAAGCCTACGAGCGGCAGCTACCTGATCGCCAACTTCACCGTGGCCATCAGCTCCGGAACCACCTACATCAGCCCGAGCTACTCCCGAGCCCAAACCCCTGACGGCAGCACCTACTCCGCCCAGCACAGTGTGGTCAATCAGGAGATGGACCGATCAGACCTCAGTGCAGGACGCATGCTGCGCGGCGACGTTGCCTTCGACGTGCCCCAAGGGTCCAGTCTGCTGCTGGACTTTGGAGGAGTCGGCAGCTCCCCGCTGGCGACCTTCCGCGTGACTGGTTAA
- a CDS encoding precorrin-2 C(20)-methyltransferase, translating into MSARLGRFAGVGVGPGDPELITLKAARLIRDADVVAFHAGVGKQSNARRIAADLIPPGVVEEELRYPVTTGATAHPGGYAGAMAEFYAESAARLAAHLEAGRDVVLLAEGDPFFYGSFMYMHDRLADRFPTEVVAGVPAFAAATALVAAPLVRQTDVLTVLPGTLPEAELARRLADTDAAVIMKLGRTFPAVRRALEQAGRLEHALYVERASMPTQRWLPVADVDPASVPYFSMIVVPGDTLQADPHGRRATATPSTPDTAVVAEVVVVGLGPGPERWLTPEAAAVLAEVDHVVGYAPYVHRVPQRAGLQRHASGNTVEVDRARFALDLARAGERVAVVSGGDAGVFGMAAAVYEAAEDPAYATVPVRVLPGVSAVQAVAARAGAPVGADFAVVSLSDRLKPWPVVQQRLRAIAEADLVLAIYNPASRSRTHQVADMQQLLLQHRSPDTVVVVGRDVGRAEESLVVTTLAQLDPASIDMKCLLIVGATRTRVAASGAVWTPRYVD; encoded by the coding sequence GTGAGCGCGCGCCTCGGCCGGTTCGCCGGCGTCGGCGTCGGGCCCGGGGACCCCGAGCTGATCACCCTCAAGGCGGCCCGGCTCATCCGTGACGCCGACGTGGTGGCCTTCCACGCCGGGGTGGGCAAGCAGTCCAACGCCCGGCGCATCGCCGCCGACCTCATCCCGCCCGGCGTGGTGGAGGAGGAGCTGCGCTACCCGGTGACCACCGGCGCCACCGCCCACCCGGGCGGGTACGCCGGGGCGATGGCGGAGTTCTACGCCGAGTCCGCCGCCCGGCTGGCCGCGCACCTGGAGGCCGGCCGCGACGTGGTGCTGCTGGCCGAGGGCGACCCGTTCTTCTACGGCTCCTTCATGTACATGCACGACCGCCTGGCCGACCGCTTTCCCACCGAGGTAGTGGCCGGGGTACCGGCCTTCGCCGCCGCCACGGCCCTGGTGGCCGCTCCCCTGGTGCGCCAGACCGACGTGCTCACCGTGCTGCCCGGCACCCTGCCCGAGGCGGAGCTGGCCCGACGGCTGGCCGACACCGACGCCGCGGTGATCATGAAGCTGGGCCGCACGTTCCCCGCGGTGCGCCGGGCGCTGGAGCAGGCGGGGCGGCTGGAGCACGCGCTGTACGTGGAGCGGGCGTCCATGCCCACCCAGCGCTGGCTGCCGGTGGCCGACGTCGACCCCGCCAGCGTCCCGTACTTCTCCATGATCGTGGTGCCCGGCGACACGCTGCAGGCCGACCCGCACGGACGGCGCGCAACCGCAACACCGTCCACACCGGACACTGCGGTGGTCGCCGAGGTCGTGGTGGTCGGGCTCGGGCCCGGACCGGAGCGCTGGCTCACCCCGGAGGCGGCGGCGGTGCTGGCCGAAGTGGACCACGTCGTCGGCTACGCGCCCTACGTCCACCGGGTGCCGCAGCGGGCCGGGCTGCAGCGGCACGCCTCGGGCAACACCGTGGAGGTGGATCGCGCCCGGTTCGCCCTGGACCTGGCGCGCGCCGGTGAGCGGGTGGCGGTGGTCTCCGGCGGGGACGCCGGGGTGTTCGGGATGGCCGCGGCGGTCTACGAGGCCGCCGAGGATCCTGCGTACGCTACGGTGCCCGTCCGGGTGCTGCCGGGGGTGAGCGCCGTGCAGGCGGTGGCCGCCCGGGCCGGAGCACCGGTGGGGGCCGACTTCGCGGTGGTGAGCCTGTCCGACCGGCTCAAGCCGTGGCCGGTGGTGCAGCAGCGGCTGCGGGCGATCGCCGAGGCTGACCTGGTGCTGGCCATCTACAACCCGGCGTCGCGCTCCCGCACCCACCAGGTGGCCGACATGCAGCAGCTGTTGCTGCAGCACCGCAGCCCGGACACCGTGGTGGTGGTCGGCCGCGACGTCGGGCGCGCCGAGGAGTCACTGGTGGTGACCACGCTGGCCCAGCTGGACCCGGCGAGCATCGACATGAAGTGCCTGCTCATCGTGGGCGCCACCCGCACCCGGGTGGCGGCAAGCGGAGCCGTCTGGACACCGCGCTACGTGGACTGA
- a CDS encoding precorrin-8X methylmutase, which yields MELRRPTRRYSYVHDGPAIYLDSFATIRREADLTQVPAAAEKLAVRMIHACGQVDLTDDLVIHPDAVATARAALAGGAPILCDARMVAMGITAGRLPAGNPVHCLLPDPQVPDLAQRWSTTRTAAAVSLWEPLLDGAVVAIGNAPTALFHLLELLVDGGPRPAVIIGCPVGFIGAAESKDALARFADDHGIDVPYVTVRGRRGGSAMASAAVNALAQEAE from the coding sequence ATCGAGCTCCGCCGCCCCACCCGGCGCTACTCCTACGTCCACGACGGCCCGGCGATCTACCTCGACTCCTTCGCCACCATCCGCCGCGAGGCCGACCTGACCCAGGTACCTGCCGCGGCGGAGAAGCTGGCGGTGCGGATGATCCACGCCTGCGGGCAGGTGGACCTGACCGACGACCTGGTGATCCACCCGGACGCCGTGGCCACCGCCCGCGCCGCGCTCGCCGGGGGCGCCCCCATCCTGTGCGACGCGCGGATGGTCGCCATGGGCATCACCGCTGGTCGGCTGCCGGCCGGCAACCCGGTGCACTGCCTGCTGCCGGACCCGCAGGTGCCCGACCTCGCCCAACGGTGGAGCACCACCCGCACGGCGGCGGCGGTGTCGCTGTGGGAACCGCTGCTCGACGGCGCCGTGGTGGCCATCGGCAACGCCCCCACCGCGCTGTTCCACCTGCTGGAGCTGCTCGTCGACGGCGGACCACGCCCGGCCGTGATCATCGGCTGCCCGGTGGGGTTCATCGGTGCCGCGGAGTCCAAGGACGCGCTGGCCCGCTTCGCCGACGACCACGGCATCGACGTCCCCTACGTGACGGTCCGCGGGCGCCGGGGCGGGTCGGCGATGGCCTCGGCCGCCGTCAACGCCCTGGCCCAGGAGGCGGAGTGA
- a CDS encoding nitrite reductase: protein MTPVPSRTQLSRTRADRCPGVTRPWPAADGALVRLRLVGGRLSPAQLQAASAVAQTHGDGDLHLTGRANLQLRGLPLADGRLPAAVVAAVERTGLLPSRAHDRVRNLMVSPQTGLAGGRADLRAVAARLDQLICLDPDLAELPGRFLFVLDDGRGDLAARPTDLGLVALDASTAQLRVGSNRWGAIVAIADAPQHLVVLAHEFLRVRGHGADASWHVDELPQPLTATTLPHPQVDVTAGPLGYGPVPGGVHVPAPDGVLSPTLVAELVQLAGDGDLVVTPWRGVLVAGVTR from the coding sequence GTGACCCCTGTGCCTTCCCGTACCCAGCTCTCGCGCACCCGGGCCGACCGCTGCCCGGGCGTCACCCGCCCGTGGCCGGCCGCCGACGGAGCCCTGGTGCGGCTGCGCCTGGTGGGCGGCCGCCTCTCCCCCGCCCAGCTGCAGGCCGCCTCGGCCGTGGCGCAGACCCACGGCGACGGTGACCTGCACCTGACCGGGCGGGCGAACCTGCAGCTGCGCGGCCTGCCGCTGGCCGACGGGCGCCTGCCGGCGGCGGTGGTGGCCGCGGTGGAGCGCACCGGGCTGCTGCCCTCCCGCGCGCACGACCGGGTGCGCAACCTGATGGTCTCGCCGCAGACCGGCCTGGCCGGTGGGCGCGCCGACCTGCGGGCCGTGGCCGCCCGGCTGGACCAGCTGATCTGCCTGGACCCCGACCTGGCCGAGCTGCCCGGGCGGTTCCTGTTCGTGCTGGACGACGGCCGCGGTGACCTCGCCGCCCGGCCCACCGACCTGGGCCTCGTGGCCCTGGATGCCAGCACCGCCCAGCTGCGGGTGGGCAGCAACCGGTGGGGTGCGATCGTCGCCATCGCCGACGCCCCGCAGCACCTGGTGGTGCTGGCGCACGAGTTCCTCCGGGTGCGCGGGCACGGCGCCGACGCCTCGTGGCACGTGGACGAGCTGCCACAGCCGCTCACCGCCACCACGCTGCCGCACCCCCAGGTGGACGTCACCGCGGGACCGCTGGGCTACGGCCCCGTGCCCGGGGGCGTGCACGTGCCCGCCCCCGACGGCGTTCTCTCCCCGACGCTGGTGGCCGAGCTGGTGCAGCTGGCCGGTGACGGCGACCTGGTGGTCACGCCGTGGCGCGGCGTGCTCGTCGCGGGGGTGACCCGATGA
- the cobA gene encoding uroporphyrinogen-III C-methyltransferase, whose amino-acid sequence MFSFDVAGRAVLVTGGDEHAARDVAALLAAGADVTVRAAEVCAAVQDLADRGLISWQPAAPENPPDYDVVLRPRPRSQPTEAREAGRGSVVLVGGGPGDESLLTVAGRDAVAQADVVVMDRLAPWGALAWARPDAEIIDVAKIPFGRSTSQEVINTLLVEHATAGRRVVRLKGGDSFVFGRGMEEVQACAAAGVPTRVIPGVTASISAPALAGIPVTHRGLSQGFTVISGHVPPGHPQSTLDYGALARSGTTLVVLMGVHTLPAIVAALLAAGMDPATPAAVVADGSRPSQQVVVSTLAELPGAVARAGVQAPAVAVIGDVVSTRAVSPAPPG is encoded by the coding sequence GTGTTTTCCTTCGATGTGGCCGGCCGCGCCGTGCTGGTCACCGGGGGTGACGAGCACGCCGCCCGCGACGTGGCGGCGCTGCTGGCCGCTGGTGCCGACGTCACCGTGCGCGCCGCCGAGGTGTGCGCCGCGGTGCAGGACCTCGCCGACCGCGGGCTGATCAGCTGGCAGCCGGCGGCACCGGAGAACCCGCCGGACTACGACGTGGTGCTGCGGCCCCGACCCCGGAGCCAGCCCACCGAGGCGCGCGAGGCAGGCCGGGGCAGCGTGGTGCTGGTGGGCGGCGGGCCCGGCGACGAGTCGCTGCTGACCGTGGCCGGCCGCGACGCCGTGGCCCAGGCCGACGTGGTGGTGATGGACCGGTTGGCCCCGTGGGGTGCACTGGCCTGGGCCCGCCCGGACGCGGAGATCATCGACGTCGCCAAGATCCCCTTCGGCCGCTCCACCTCCCAGGAGGTGATCAACACGCTGCTCGTGGAGCACGCCACCGCCGGGCGACGAGTGGTGCGGCTCAAGGGCGGCGACTCGTTCGTGTTCGGCCGCGGCATGGAGGAGGTCCAGGCCTGCGCGGCCGCCGGAGTGCCCACCCGGGTGATCCCCGGCGTCACCGCCAGCATCTCCGCACCGGCGCTGGCCGGCATCCCCGTCACCCACCGCGGCCTGTCCCAGGGCTTCACGGTGATCTCCGGGCACGTGCCGCCGGGGCACCCGCAGTCCACCCTGGACTACGGCGCCCTGGCCCGCAGCGGCACCACGCTGGTGGTGCTGATGGGGGTGCACACGCTGCCCGCCATCGTCGCCGCCCTGCTGGCCGCCGGCATGGACCCGGCCACCCCGGCCGCGGTGGTCGCCGACGGTTCCCGGCCGAGCCAGCAGGTGGTGGTGAGCACCCTCGCCGAGCTGCCCGGGGCGGTGGCCCGAGCGGGGGTGCAGGCCCCGGCGGTGGCGGTGATCGGCGACGTGGTGTCCACCCGTGCGGTGTCACCCGCCCCACCGGGCTGA
- a CDS encoding ABC transporter ATP-binding protein, which produces MSAAPLVAREVSWETRGRLIVDGVSLAPAVGATVGLLGPNGSGKSTLLRMLAGLRRPTQGAVQVAGTDAARLPRRRLARQVAVVEQEVSSDQDLLVREVVSLGRVPHRPAWAAPSREDAAAVVRAADLTGVADRLDQRYATLSGGERQRVQIARALAQQPEVLLLDEPTNHLDVRHQLDLLALVRTTAVTTVVALHDLNLAAAYCDQVLVLDQGRAVAAGPPATVLTADLIAAVYGVAARVLSDELGTYVRYLGG; this is translated from the coding sequence ATGAGCGCCGCGCCCCTGGTGGCCCGCGAGGTCAGCTGGGAGACCCGCGGCCGGCTCATCGTCGACGGGGTGAGCCTGGCCCCGGCCGTGGGCGCCACGGTGGGGCTGCTCGGCCCCAACGGCTCGGGCAAGTCCACCCTGCTGCGCATGCTGGCCGGGCTGCGCCGCCCCACCCAGGGTGCGGTGCAGGTGGCCGGCACCGACGCCGCGCGGCTGCCCCGCCGCCGGCTGGCGCGGCAGGTGGCGGTGGTGGAGCAGGAGGTGAGCAGCGACCAGGACCTGCTGGTGCGCGAGGTGGTCAGCCTGGGCCGGGTGCCGCACCGCCCGGCGTGGGCGGCGCCGTCCCGGGAGGACGCCGCCGCGGTGGTACGGGCCGCCGATCTCACCGGCGTGGCCGACCGGCTCGACCAGCGCTACGCCACCCTCTCCGGCGGGGAGCGCCAGCGGGTGCAGATCGCCCGCGCCCTGGCCCAGCAGCCGGAGGTGCTGCTGCTGGACGAGCCCACCAACCACCTCGACGTGCGCCACCAGCTGGACCTGCTCGCGCTGGTGCGCACCACCGCGGTGACCACGGTGGTGGCGCTGCACGACCTGAATCTGGCCGCGGCCTACTGCGACCAGGTGCTGGTGCTGGACCAGGGCCGCGCGGTGGCCGCCGGGCCGCCCGCCACCGTGCTCACCGCCGACCTCATCGCCGCCGTGTACGGGGTGGCGGCGCGGGTGCTCAGCGACGAGCTGGGCACCTACGTCCGCTACCTCGGGGGGTGA
- a CDS encoding iron chelate uptake ABC transporter family permease subunit yields the protein MSTRAATRWAHGVWVAGPVVLVVSIAVAITIGPSDLSPADVLGVVADHAGLATSDLSRIQQGIVWDLRLPRTVLAAVCGAGLAVCGVILQSLLRNPLADPFVLGVSSGASTGAVSVVVLGAGAGAVGLTTGAFLGALLAFGLVLVLAAAAGGTTDRVVLAGIAATQLFSALTSFIVFTAADAEQTRGVLFWLLGSLASASWADVVLCAAVVLVGLAVCLAAATSLDAFTFGTDAAASLGVHVARTRTVLLVVTALMTAVIVSTSGAIGFVGLVLPHLARAVVGVGHRALLPAAALMGAIFLVWVDTAARTVLDPQELPVGVATALVGVPAFVVIMLRNRSRR from the coding sequence GTGAGCACCCGTGCGGCCACTCGCTGGGCGCACGGGGTGTGGGTCGCGGGCCCGGTGGTGCTGGTGGTCTCCATCGCCGTCGCCATCACCATCGGGCCGTCCGACCTCAGCCCCGCCGACGTCCTCGGCGTGGTGGCCGACCACGCCGGCCTGGCCACCTCTGACCTCAGCCGCATCCAGCAGGGCATCGTCTGGGACCTGCGCCTGCCGCGCACCGTGCTGGCCGCGGTGTGCGGGGCCGGCCTGGCGGTGTGCGGGGTGATCCTGCAGTCGTTGCTGCGCAACCCGCTGGCCGACCCGTTCGTGCTGGGGGTGTCCTCCGGCGCCTCCACCGGCGCGGTGTCGGTGGTGGTGCTCGGCGCCGGCGCGGGCGCGGTGGGGCTGACCACCGGCGCCTTCTTGGGTGCGCTGCTGGCGTTCGGGCTGGTGCTGGTGCTCGCCGCGGCCGCCGGCGGCACCACCGACCGGGTGGTGCTGGCCGGCATCGCCGCCACGCAGCTGTTCTCCGCGCTCACCTCGTTCATCGTGTTCACCGCCGCCGACGCCGAGCAGACCCGCGGTGTGCTGTTCTGGCTGCTGGGCTCGCTGGCCAGCGCCAGCTGGGCCGACGTGGTGCTCTGCGCCGCCGTGGTGCTCGTCGGCCTGGCGGTGTGCCTGGCCGCGGCGACCTCGCTGGACGCGTTCACCTTCGGCACCGACGCCGCGGCGTCGCTGGGCGTGCACGTGGCCCGCACCCGGACGGTGCTGCTGGTGGTCACCGCCCTGATGACGGCAGTGATCGTCAGCACCTCCGGCGCCATCGGCTTCGTCGGGCTTGTGCTGCCGCACCTGGCCCGGGCGGTGGTGGGCGTCGGGCACCGGGCCCTGCTGCCGGCGGCGGCGCTGATGGGGGCGATCTTCCTGGTGTGGGTGGACACCGCCGCCCGCACGGTGCTCGACCCGCAGGAGCTGCCGGTGGGGGTGGCCACCGCGCTGGTCGGTGTCCCGGCCTTCGTGGTGATCATGCTGCGCAACCGGTCTCGGCGATGA
- a CDS encoding ABC transporter substrate-binding protein, protein MSTRLSPLVALVAALTAATALAGCSSSAETTATAGSAYPVTIENCGRSVVIAEAPQRAVSLNQGSTEILLSLGLADRMVGTATWTDPVRENLAADNATVPRLADQAPSRERLLQAEPDFVSASFASTLGEGGVTTPEALDKLGVPSYLSPAECLKNNQGDDDGVRSSPLQMETVYQEITDLAAVFDVRDRGAALVTQLRDRMSTAAASLDTAGTSALFWFANQESPYLAGCCGGPGIISRTLGLTNVFADTTAEWPQINWETAADRDPDVLVLGDLTRKSQTAETAAAKIAFLESHPVTREMTAVRHRRYIQVTGAELNPSLRTVDGVENVVRGLRELSPHQ, encoded by the coding sequence ATGTCCACACGTCTGTCGCCCCTGGTCGCCCTCGTCGCCGCGCTCACCGCGGCGACCGCGCTCGCCGGGTGCTCCAGCTCCGCCGAGACCACCGCCACCGCCGGCTCGGCCTACCCCGTCACCATCGAGAACTGCGGCCGGTCGGTCGTCATCGCCGAGGCGCCCCAGCGGGCCGTCTCGCTCAACCAGGGCTCCACCGAGATCCTGCTCTCGCTCGGCCTGGCCGACCGGATGGTGGGCACCGCCACCTGGACCGACCCCGTGCGGGAGAACCTCGCCGCCGACAACGCCACGGTCCCGCGCCTGGCCGACCAGGCTCCGTCCCGCGAGCGGCTGCTGCAGGCCGAGCCCGACTTCGTCTCCGCCTCCTTCGCCAGCACCCTGGGCGAGGGCGGCGTCACCACGCCGGAGGCCCTGGACAAGCTCGGCGTCCCCTCCTACCTGTCCCCCGCCGAGTGCCTCAAGAACAACCAGGGCGACGACGACGGCGTGCGCAGCTCCCCGCTGCAGATGGAGACCGTCTACCAGGAGATCACCGACCTCGCCGCGGTCTTCGACGTCCGCGACCGCGGCGCCGCGCTGGTCACCCAGCTGCGCGACCGGATGAGCACCGCAGCGGCCAGCCTGGACACCGCGGGCACCTCCGCACTGTTCTGGTTCGCCAACCAGGAGTCGCCCTACCTGGCCGGGTGCTGCGGCGGCCCGGGCATCATCAGCCGCACCCTGGGCCTGACCAACGTCTTTGCCGACACCACCGCCGAGTGGCCGCAGATCAACTGGGAGACCGCGGCCGACCGCGACCCCGACGTGCTGGTGCTCGGTGACCTCACCCGCAAGAGCCAGACCGCCGAGACCGCCGCCGCCAAGATCGCCTTCCTGGAGTCGCACCCGGTGACCCGGGAGATGACCGCGGTGCGCCACCGCCGCTACATCCAGGTGACCGGGGCCGAGCTCAACCCGTCCCTGCGCACCGTCGACGGCGTGGAGAACGTCGTCCGGGGTCTGCGCGAGCTCTCGCCGCACCAGTGA
- a CDS encoding FUSC family protein encodes MGLTDHARVATAAARSSLPSPITFFQAAVRSRGPQRQVFLDAGKAALAAALAWLLADQVLGSGLPWLAPYTAVFIIGTTVHQSMRSAARQVTVVILGVLLAAGVGLAIPSTVVALPVAVVLGLLIGHWRPLHPDGSWVALIALLLLTYGTATEQSDLLSRVGAVALGAVVGVAVNAVILPPIRLDAALSAMAARADDIAGLLVETAEGTEDGVDAERTTSWHHRVWQLEHTTSAEDALADGRDSLRKNPRRRSARTGGSAAPYQATATALDDLVPPLSPIVTAVAQQQEQLGEGQAVSALRHHLAELLGALAEAVHLLGQYPASPGDGANPGDGQHVLQRATDLHRQARRMADALPGPSDVAAVGALLAAVQRTLTTVATAHRATQDA; translated from the coding sequence GTGGGACTCACCGATCACGCCCGGGTCGCCACGGCTGCAGCACGCAGCTCGTTGCCCTCGCCCATCACCTTCTTCCAGGCCGCCGTGCGTTCCCGAGGTCCGCAGCGTCAGGTCTTCCTCGACGCGGGGAAGGCCGCACTGGCCGCGGCGCTCGCGTGGCTGCTCGCCGACCAGGTGCTCGGCTCGGGGCTGCCCTGGCTGGCGCCCTACACCGCGGTGTTCATCATCGGGACCACGGTGCACCAGTCGATGCGCTCTGCCGCGAGACAGGTCACGGTGGTGATCCTGGGGGTGCTGCTCGCGGCCGGCGTCGGCCTGGCCATCCCGTCCACGGTGGTCGCTCTCCCGGTGGCGGTGGTCCTGGGCCTGCTGATCGGCCACTGGCGTCCGCTGCACCCGGACGGCAGCTGGGTGGCGCTGATCGCCCTGCTGCTGCTCACCTACGGAACCGCGACCGAGCAGTCCGACCTGCTCTCGCGGGTGGGCGCCGTCGCCCTCGGTGCCGTGGTGGGGGTGGCCGTCAACGCGGTGATCCTGCCGCCGATCCGGCTGGACGCGGCCCTGTCCGCCATGGCGGCCCGCGCGGACGACATCGCCGGCCTGCTGGTGGAGACCGCGGAGGGAACCGAGGACGGGGTGGACGCCGAGCGCACGACCAGCTGGCACCACCGCGTCTGGCAGCTCGAGCACACCACCAGTGCGGAGGACGCCCTGGCCGATGGGCGGGACAGCCTGCGCAAGAACCCCCGGCGGCGCAGCGCGCGCACCGGGGGGAGCGCAGCCCCGTACCAGGCAACCGCCACCGCCCTGGACGACCTGGTGCCCCCGCTCAGCCCCATCGTGACCGCCGTGGCGCAGCAGCAGGAGCAGCTCGGCGAGGGCCAGGCCGTGAGCGCGCTGCGCCACCACCTCGCCGAGCTGCTGGGCGCGCTCGCGGAGGCGGTGCACCTGCTCGGTCAGTACCCGGCGAGCCCCGGCGACGGTGCGAACCCCGGGGACGGACAGCACGTGCTGCAGCGGGCCACCGACCTGCACCGACAGGCCCGGCGCATGGCGGACGCGCTGCCCGGGCCCAGCGACGTCGCCGCGGTCGGCGCCCTGCTGGCGGCCGTCCAGCGCACCCTGACGACGGTGGCCACCGCGCACCGCGCCACCCAGGACGCCTGA
- the lysA gene encoding diaminopimelate decarboxylase: MTTLDHDTDLAVWPASARQLPGGDVAVGGVALAEIARDFGTPTYVLDEAEVRSRCRTYRQAFPDAHVQYAAKAFLSRTMARWVHEEGLGIDACSAGEQHLAVAAGVPARDVLVHGSAKTPADLHTALDLGVGRIVIDSLSEVRRLATQVPDGHKQRVLIRVVPGISAGAHHAIRTGTDDQHFGLAPADGVLSAAVSRILAQPQLELVGLHCHLGSQITEIAPFLAAVTRMVSLTAMVRDRFGLVLPELDLGGGHGVAYRPGDPALDVAELGVQVTEALQARCAVHQLPVPQLTIEPGRAVVGPAGIALYRVVSVKRTPQHTWVAVDGGMSDNPRPALYGQRYTPRLVGQRERPAAPLRSVTVVGRHCEAGDVIAADVPLPADVRAGDLLAVPVAGAYHLSMASTYNMVGRPPVVAVHDGVARLLVRRETVADLIDRDVAD; encoded by the coding sequence ATGACCACCCTCGACCACGACACCGACCTCGCTGTCTGGCCGGCCAGCGCCCGGCAGCTGCCCGGCGGGGACGTCGCCGTCGGCGGTGTCGCCCTCGCCGAGATCGCCCGAGACTTCGGCACCCCCACCTACGTCCTCGACGAGGCCGAGGTGCGCTCGCGCTGCCGGACCTACCGGCAGGCCTTTCCCGACGCCCACGTGCAGTACGCCGCCAAGGCGTTCCTGAGCCGGACGATGGCCCGGTGGGTGCACGAGGAGGGCCTCGGCATCGACGCCTGCTCTGCCGGGGAGCAACACCTTGCCGTGGCGGCCGGCGTGCCCGCGCGGGACGTGCTGGTGCACGGCAGCGCCAAGACCCCCGCCGACCTGCACACCGCCCTCGACCTGGGCGTGGGTCGCATCGTCATCGACAGCCTCTCGGAGGTCCGACGGCTGGCCACCCAGGTGCCCGACGGCCACAAGCAGCGGGTGCTCATCCGGGTGGTGCCGGGCATCTCCGCCGGCGCCCACCACGCCATTCGCACCGGCACCGACGACCAGCACTTCGGCCTGGCGCCGGCCGACGGGGTGCTGTCCGCGGCCGTCTCCCGCATCCTGGCCCAGCCGCAGCTGGAGCTGGTGGGCCTGCACTGCCACCTGGGCTCGCAGATCACCGAGATCGCCCCGTTCCTCGCGGCAGTCACCCGGATGGTCTCCCTGACCGCGATGGTGCGCGACCGGTTCGGCCTGGTGCTGCCCGAGCTCGACCTGGGCGGCGGGCACGGGGTGGCCTACCGCCCCGGGGACCCGGCGCTGGACGTCGCCGAGCTCGGCGTCCAGGTCACCGAAGCCCTGCAGGCGCGCTGCGCGGTGCACCAGCTTCCCGTGCCGCAGCTGACCATCGAGCCCGGCCGCGCCGTGGTCGGCCCCGCCGGCATCGCCCTGTACCGGGTGGTGTCGGTCAAGCGGACCCCGCAGCACACCTGGGTCGCGGTGGACGGCGGGATGAGCGACAACCCGCGCCCCGCCCTGTACGGACAGCGCTACACCCCGCGGCTGGTCGGCCAGCGCGAGCGCCCGGCCGCACCCCTGCGTTCCGTCACCGTGGTGGGCCGGCACTGCGAGGCCGGTGACGTGATCGCCGCGGACGTGCCGCTGCCCGCCGACGTGCGGGCGGGTGACCTGCTGGCGGTGCCGGTGGCCGGCGCCTACCACCTGTCCATGGCCTCCACCTACAACATGGTGGGCCGCCCGCCGGTGGTCGCCGTGCACGACGGCGTCGCCCGGCTGCTGGTGCGGCGGGAGACGGTGGCCGACCTCATCGACCGCGACGTGGCCGACTGA
- a CDS encoding SAV_915 family protein — MTGSGHPTPRVVLFVPVHNGNLGPVIRLFHTPMGAPTAVGFTTANQLTDVLGDTQQWIRLAEPALRAMVGPLGVAQLVIDPTLAARAAAPTTHTPAAAPTTTAVITHRAPAEGQPA, encoded by the coding sequence GTGACTGGCTCTGGTCATCCGACCCCGCGCGTGGTGCTCTTCGTCCCCGTCCACAACGGAAACCTCGGCCCGGTGATCCGGCTGTTCCACACCCCCATGGGCGCACCCACGGCCGTGGGGTTCACCACCGCGAACCAGCTCACTGACGTCCTCGGCGACACCCAGCAGTGGATCCGGCTGGCCGAGCCCGCGCTGCGCGCCATGGTGGGCCCGCTCGGAGTGGCCCAGCTGGTCATCGATCCCACCCTCGCGGCGCGCGCCGCCGCCCCCACCACCCACACGCCCGCCGCCGCGCCGACCACTACAGCCGTCATCACCCACCGCGCTCCCGCCGAGGGACAGCCGGCATGA